The sequence below is a genomic window from Lolium perenne isolate Kyuss_39 chromosome 4, Kyuss_2.0, whole genome shotgun sequence.
ACACCGTAGTTCTTTAGGACTCCTTCCATAGTACAACAGGTAAATAGATTTCGGGTCATATTCAACACAGCAATGGGCTATCCACTACGGAAACACCAAAAGCTACTAAATCTAGAATTCTAATATTCCACCAGAGCAAATAAAAAGTAGAACTGAAATAAATAAGCTGATGAAACAAAGAGTGCAGTTTAGGTGGCACGGCCGTGCCGGTCATTGGGAGACGACGGGACAGTGTCGACGTCGGCCACGGCGCAGGGAGCTCCCAACGTTGCCGCGTCCCCGACACGCAGGCCCCAGCACGACACGAGCTTCCCCTCGTGGTTGTTGGCGTGGTTGGATGGCATACGGACCGCGACGTCGAACATGGGCGTCCCACGCCACGCGTCGTCGGCGAGCCCGTCCAACGCGAACCCGGGAACCTGCACCCCCGTCCCCCACGCCACGACGGCCTGCTCCTTGTGCCCCCTCGACGGGGAGCAGAACCGCTGGAGGATGGGCCCGGTGGCGAGCGTGACGCCGGCGTAGGAGACCTCCGCTACGGATCCCGCCTCGACGCAGCCGCCGCCCATGAAGCCCCGGGAGGTGGCGCGGAGGGTGAGGTTGAAGAGCGGGTTTAGAGGAGCGTCGTCGAGGTCAAGGCCGGTGACGTAGTCGATGGCCGCGGAGTAGCGCGGGGCCTTGGAGCCCAGGGTGAAGACGACGAGGAGGGCGAGCAGGACCAGGAGCACCAGGGCTCTGAAGGCTCTGATGGTTGTTCTTCGTCGTGGCGCGAGCAGCCGTCGTCGTATTGGCCATGGCCTGACATATTCGATCGTGGATCGCGTAGGCAAAGTAGCTAGCTTTGGGTCGACGAAGTGGCTTGGTGTTCTGGCTTGGTGTCCTTGCCGGAACCCCGCGCTGTATTGGAGTCGGGTGGAGGGTGACACGCGCTTATGCAGACGTACGCAGACCTGACTGACATGGACAGAGGGAAAGGAGAACGAGGGGATCTCGTAATCTCTGGGTCAGCCCCGGGACCGGGAGGGCCTATTCTCCGCTTTAAGCGGGAGCGAGCCTGGCTCCGCTTAAAGGAACGTGAGCTGGGCCCGGCCCATTTATTGTGTCGCTGTTCTTCTTTTCCATTTCTTGAGTGATAGCGTGTGTTGCATAGTTGTTTCGGTTTTCAAAAAGCTATACAAATTTAAAACCGAACAAAATTCAAAATCTGTACAAATTCAAAACCAAAAAGTTCAAAATTGAACGATTTTAAAAACCGAACAATTTTCAAAAtcgaacaaatttcaaatttgaaaaagttcaaattaaaaaaatgttcaaaaatgAAAAAGTTCTAAactgaaaattgttcaaaatttaaaattattcaaatttcaaaaaaacaAATCTGAAAAATTTTCAAACGCGAAAAATCTTCgtatttaaaaatgttcaaaacaataaaatgttcaaacttaaaaattgtttaaattcgaaaaaagttcaaatctaaaaaaaaCAAACTTAAAaaagttcaaattcgaaaaattcaaattatgaaaatttcagaaaaaccgatcagcaaaagcagaagctagaaaaaaaatagaagaaccaAAGAAAAAACCAGAAGAAAATATgaaagaaaaaaacaaaggaaaACCATTGCCAgcgctaatgggccggcccagaccTATCCCGCTCTAAGCGGAGCGCCACATAGCGCCCGCTATGAGCGGCGAATAGGTTTCGCCGTCAGCCCCTGCCTCAACATCTATGGCGATGGTGCTCTTttggatcaagcaatggtggaggCTCGGTATCTCTTCTAACGCACGTCTAGACGGCGTTGAAGTTTGGCGGCGGCCGCTGGCTTCTGCGAGTGCAAAAATCATAGGGATAGTTTTGTATATTTCTGTCATTTAGGTTTTTTGCAAAGTTTTTAGGACAACTGTTTTCTTCTGGTCTGTCTGGTAGTTTTCATGTTTGTTTACTCATGTAACTTGATTTTCTATTAATGAAATACGTGGTtgctctaaaaaaaacatctagGTCGCGTTTGGTAGCCTGGCCATCCCTTGTCTCACATGGGGGCATATTTTTTGGGCCGTTTGGATGTTGGTTGTTTCTATGTTCTTTACAACACGGGTCTTAAAGCACCTTCGGAACAGGCCCGGGAGGAGCGTGGGGTGAAATTACCCATATAGTCAAGGATTACTGCACCCTAGCCCATTCTCTGATCAGCCGGGAAGAGGGCAGCATCAACGTTCACGCAAACCTTTCCTACAGGCGGTGGAGACCATCTCGGTGAAGAAGTTGAGTCACACATAGTAGCCGGTTTGGATTTGAAGCAGTATGTCATAATCATCTCGACATAAGCTATGATCTTGGCTGCAACTCTCAGGGGATGCAAACATCCTTTATTATTCCGAGCATCGTTTCGCGCCTCCCATATTGTTAACGTATGCCTTTTGTATTGTAACCATATATGGTAGGTTAACAACCGATATCTCTAGATTGATTCGGTTCTGATCTTGTTTAGATCTAACGTGTAACCCAAGACTGTACCCATATATAATGGTTCAACGTGATCGCCCCAAGTGCGGCGTTTCCCAAAACAATTCTCGTTTGCTTGGTATCAGATTCCGACCTACGATCCGATCTCAGCCATGACCACCCCAGCTCACACCGACGCCACCTCCGGTGCCCTCACCGACGCCACCTCCGGCGCTCTCACCAACGCCACCTCCGGCGTCCTCACCGACGCCACCTCCGGCGCCCTCACCAACAGCACCATGCCTGCGGCCGAGAGCTCTACGGCCGGCGTCGTACACGCCCCGTCCCATGCCGCTCATGTCGCCAGCGTGCGCACGCACGTCCCGATCACCCTCGATCTGCAGAAGTCCAACTTCACCAAGTGGCGCATGTTGGTGCGCGTCCTCCTCGGCAAATACGACCTCCTTCACCACGTCAACGCCATCGCGCCTGCCGTCCGCACCGCCGAGTGGATCCGCGACGACTACATCGTCCGCTCGTGGCTATACGGGTCCATCTCCGATGAGATCCTCGACATCATCATGGGGGAGGAGCAGACGGCGCAGGAGGCCTGGCTGCTCATCACCAATCTCTTCCTCGACAACCAGATGACCCGCGCCGTGCATCTCGACGCGGAATTCCGCGCCATGGTCCAAGGCGACCTCTCCATTACCGCCTACTGCCACCGCCTCAAGGCCCTCTCTGATGCTCTGCGCGATGTCGGCTCTCCGGTCACCGATCAGGTCCTCGTCCTCAACTGCCTCCGCGGCCTCAACCCGCGCTTCGCCGACATCACCACCATCGTCACCATGCAGAACCCGCTGCCCTCCTTCGCCCAGACTCGCTCGCTCCTCACCCTTCGCGAGACGCAGCTAGCCAACTCTCACAGGGTGGGCGCCCAGACTGCCCTCTACGGCGCCTCCAACCCCTCCTACGGCTtcaacaacaacggaggcagctccTCTGGCAGCGGGTCCTCCGGCGGCAAGACTGGCGGCGGCGGGAACTactacaagaagaagaagaacggcggcggtggaggaaACTACGGCGGGAACCGGACCGATGGTGCTGGTCGCGGCACCCCTGCCCCCGTCGGCCCTTGGGTGTGCTTCAACCCCTACACTGGCCAAGCCCAGCAGATGCAGGCTCCTTCGCCCCATGCACCTCAGGCTCCTGCACCGCGGCCTAGCGCCGGGGCTGGCCTCCTTGGTCCCCGGCCCTTTGCCATGCCTCCTGCCCAGGCCTTCACGTCCCTGGCACCGCTCCATGGCCAGGCCTTCGGCACCAACCCACCACCGATCCCCGGCTACATCAACGGCAACAACAACGGCACCTCTCCAGCGTGGGACTGCTCCGCGCTCATGGCCGCCCTGAACAATGCAGCCACCCCTTCACACGCTGGTGAGTGGGTCATGGACTCCGGAGCGACCGCACACATGGCCTCCGACCCCGGTATGCTCCAACATCTAACCTCCACTTCTTTTCCTTCCTTTGTCACGGTGGGCAATGGTTCTACCTTGCCCATCTCTCATACTGGTCATGCATCTATACCTGCTTCCGCTCAGATCTCTTCCTTAAAAATGTCCTACTTGTTCCTAACCTTGTGAAAAATCTCATCTCTATACGTCGTTTCACTATTGACAACCTTTGTTCCATTGAATTTGACCCGTTTGGTTTTTCTATTAAGGACCTTCGCACCAAGGACGTGATCCTTCGCTGCAGTAGCCACGGCGACCTCTACGTGTTTCCATCATCGATCATCAACCACTTCGCTCATGGACTCATCGCCACTACCACCTCCACCGAGCTATGGCACCGTCGTTTAGGTCATCCGGGGCGCGACTCTATGTTGCACCTCCATAAGAAGTCTTTTATTCCATGTAATAAAGCAGCCACACATGTTTGCCATGCATGCCAACTTGGCAAGCATGTGCGTTTGCCCTTCAGTAGGTCTACCTCGATAAGTGTTGAACCGTTTCAGTTAATACATTGTGATCTTTGGACCTCTCCTGTTTTAAGTATCTCTGGTTTCAAATATTACCTTGTCATTGTCGATGATTTCTCTCACTTCATGTGGACTTTTCCTCTACGCCACAAATCCGACACTGCTGATACACTTATCGCCTTCATTGCCTATGCACGTACACAATTTTCTCGCCCCGTTGTGGCCATGCAAGCTGATAATGGAACCGAGTTTCTCAACTCCGCCGTCACCACCTTTCTCACCTCTCATGGCATTCGTCTTCGCCTCTCTTGCCCATACACCTCACCCCAAAATGGCAAGGCGGAACGTGCAATCCGCACTATAAACGACGCCACCCGAACCCTCCTCTTTCAGTCCTCCATGCCACCCGAATATTGGGCCGAAGCCGTAGCTACAGCCACACACTTAGTCAATATTCGCCCATCCCAATCCATAGGCTTTGCAATTCCCTATATTCGCCTACATGACGCTGCCCCCGACTACGGCGCTCTTCGCGTCTTTGGCTGTCTATGCTACCCCAACCAGTCGGCCACCGCCTCCCACAAACTTTCTCCTCGGTCCGTCGCTTGTGTCTTCCTCGGTTACCCGAGCAACCACAAAGGCTATCGATGCCTTGATCTCCAAACTCGTCGTGTCATCCTATCCCGCCACGTTGTCTTCGACGAGCATGTTTTTCCCTTCTCTATTATCTCACACAACTCCGATGATCCCGCTGAATCGCTTGATTTCTTGCTTGATCTTGCCGCTACACACACCGCGCCCCCTTCTggtgctccacgtccatctcatgCAGCGCCCGCTATGCATGCCGCCCGCCAAcccgactcagccagcagcccgcCAGCGACCCCGCCCGGCAGTCCGCCTGCAGTCACACCCATCCGGCCCACCTCTCCATCCCCTGGGCCGCCTTCGCCTGGACCGCACTCCGCTGGGCCGTCTCCCGCCTCGCTGCCACCAGCGACAACTCGCTCCATTCCCACCGACGCTGCTGTCTCACATCTTCCAGTCAATGTGCATCGTCCACCTTCTCCCTCCAACACTCATACCATGGTCACTCGCGCCAAACACGGTCTCTTTCAGCCCATAGACAAACTCAACCTTACTGTCTCTCATTCACTTCCTTCCCCTATTCCTAAAACATACCGGGGAGCTTTACATGACCCACACTGGCGTCGTGCCATGCAGGATGAATTTGATGCATTGGTTACTAATGGGACTTGGTCTCTTGTCCCACGTCCTGCTCGTGCTAATGTTGTTTCAGGGAAGTGGATTTTCAAGCATAAGTTTCACTCCGATGGAAGTCTTGCTCGCTATAAGGCTCGATGGGTGGTTCGCGGATTTTCTCAGCAGCCGGGCATCGACTTTGACGAGACTTTTAGTCCCGTCGTCAAACCCGCCACGATCCGCATCGTCCTCAGCATCGCAGTCTCTCGCTCCTGGCCGATCCACCAGCTCGACGTCAAGAACGCTTTCCTCCATGGCAATCTTGACGAGGAGGTTTACTGTCAGCAGCCGCCGGGCTTTGTCGACACTCGCTGCCCCGACTATGTGTGTCGTCTACATAAGTCCCTCTATGGACTTAAACAGGCCCCCAGGGCGTGGTACCAGCGGTTTGCCCTCTTCGCTCATCGTCTTGGCTTCGTCGCCTCCAAGTCCGATGTCTCTCTCTTCATCTACAAGAATGGCTCCGAGCTCGCCTACATCCtcctgtatgtggatgatattgtgATCACTGCTTCTACTGACCAGCTCCTCCAGCGCCTCACGACGCAGCTTCACGCCGAGTTTGCCATGACAGACCTCGGTGCTCTCTCCTTCTTCCTTGGCATTGCTGTTACTCGGACATCGGCTGGCATGGTCCTCTCTCAACGTCAGTATGCTCTCGAGCTTCTTCAGCGAGCCGGTATGACAGACTGCCACCCGTCTGCCACTCCTATTGATGTCAAGTGCAAGCTTTCTGCCGAGGATGGTCCACTTCTTGCTGATCCGACGGAGTACAGGAGCTATGCTGGTGCTTTGCAGTATCTTACCTTAACTCGTCCGGACATTGCTCATGCAGTTCAGCAGGCATGTCTCTATATGCATGCACCTCGTGAGCCGCATCTCAGCCTGGTGAAAAGGATTCTCCGCTATCTCAAGGGAACCCTGGATCTCAGCATGCATCTCTCGCGGTCTTCTACGTCTTCACTCACCGCTTACTCGGATGCTGATTGGGCTGGATGTCCTGATACTCGCCGCTCTACTTCTGGCTACTGTGTGTATCTCGGCGACAACTTGGTTTCTTGGTCGTCTAAACGACAAACGACAGTCTCTCGTTCTAGTGCCGAGGCCGAGTATCGTGCAGTTGCTCACGCTGTTGCCGAGTGTTGTTGGATTCGACAGCTACTTGGCGAGCTTCATCATCCTCTGACCACCGCTACTGTGGTGTTTTGCGACAATGTCAGCACTGTCTACATGGCATCGAACCCGGTTCAGCATCGACGTACCAAGCACATCGAGATCGACATACACTTTGTTCGTGAAAAGGTGTCTCTTGGGCAGATCCGAGTTCTTCATGTGCCATCTTCGCATCAGTATGCTGACATCATGACAAAAGGCCTCTCGTCGCAGATGTTCTCCGATTTTCGATCCAATTTGTGTGTCTTTCCTCTCGACGCACAACTTGAGGGGGGATGTTAACGTATGCCTTTTGTATTGTAACCATATATGGTAGGTTAACAACCGATATCTCTAGATTGATTCGGTTCTGATCTTGTTTAGATCTAACGTGTAACCCAAGACTGTACCCATATATAATGGTTCAACGTGATCGCCCCAAGTGCGGCGTTTCCCAAAACAATTCTCGTTTGCTCATATGTGTCAGCAGGTGACCGCCACGACCGTGCAGTCGTTGCACTCTCCCAGACCAGCAGCTCAAAGAGCCATTGCTTCGTGTTTACCACATCATTCTTGCGAAGCTTACAAGGAAACTCTTCTTTCACCCCACGCCACACTGAAATAGCAAAGGGACATTGCAAGAAGAGGTGCTCTACCCTTTCGGTGGTACCACAGAAAACGCATCCAACATCCGCTGGAATTTGATGGTGCATCAGCTGGTAACCAGTGGGAAGACAGTCATGCGCCAAGTGCCAAAGAACGATCTTCATTTTATTTGGAGCTTGTATGGACCAGAGAGACTCTAATGCCTCCATGTAATTGAACGATATCCATGTAATTAGATAGATGCATCAGCGTGTATGCTTGTCGAGCTCCCGTGGCTACCAACTACtccaaattatatatatatatttgtatgctCGTAAGATAAAATATATTATATATATGCATCAATGTGCATAGTATGTATTAGAGTATTGAATGGAAAACACAAATTGAAAAAGGAATACACAAAATGAGAAAGAACTGAAATAGAAAAGATGAAAGGAAGAGCCGGAGGTTGCCACGTGTGCACCTCTTTAGTCTCGGCTCGTAACACAAATTGGGACTAAAGATCTTCCACCCCCCTCACCAAACAACGCCCACGTGGGAGGCCTTCAGTCTCGGTTCGTCACGCAACCGGGACTAGGGGGGCTCTAGTCCCGATTTCACAGTCTGTTGGGAAACCATGAGTAAAGATCGTTCCGAACCAGGACTAAATGCCTGTTTTCTTCTAGTGGAGCTACATTCTGAGTTAATGGGTGCTTGCTTTTGAAAACTGGATGTTGTAATGATGATTTTAGTAATAGAACCGGGGTTGGGCTCTTTTCTTCAAAAAACATATATAATTGAAAGGACGAGCAATTTTGTTTTCAAATACTCCTTAGGTTCATATTAATTggctcaactttatctagatgcAAATGTATGTAGTCAACAAAtaagtctagatatatccatatctagATAAACTTGAGTCAACTAATTTAAAACGGAGGAGGTAGTAACAATTCAGCAATTCGAGAACAATTCTACCTAGTCTAACCCatactactccctccatctaACAAAAGTTATcttagatttgtcaaaatttagatatatctaaaCACTATGTAGTAtgtagatatatctaaatttagtCAAATCTGAGACGAGTTTGATGTGAAGAAGGGAGTACCGTATGAAATCTGTTGCTGCATGGCCAGTTCTACTGCTGCGAAATTATACACCAACGTTTTATATTCTAGCTAGTAGTGTGCCTGCAGGGGACGATTCACCGTCTTGATCTCCTACACCGTCAACCACCTTGCGCGAACGGCACCCAAGACCGCCGCCAGAAGAACCCCCGGGCTGCTGCTTCACCGGCAAGCCGGCTTTCACCCAGGACGAGTACGGGCACGGCGCCTCCAAGGTCGCGGCGTCGCCGACCTTTCCCCGGCATGTCGTCACGTCCCAGCCGCCGTAGCGCGGGGTCATGAGCGTGACCTCGAACGCGGCTACCCCGCGCCGCATGTCGTCGGCGAGGCTGTCCAGAAGAAACCCCGGCACGGCCACGCCTCTCCCGCGcgccaccacctccacgtccctaCGTCCTCCGGCCTCCACGCAGGCACTGCCCACCGCCCGGCCGACGGCGAGCGGGACGCGGAGAGGTAGGACACCTGCACTGATGTGCTCTCGTCGAGGCACGCCCCGTCGTTCTTCCGGCCGGAGGCATCGACGCGGACGGTGAGGTTGAAGGCCGGGTTGAGCGCGCGGCCGTCCTGCAGGTCCGTGACCGGGTCCAGGCCGGAGACGGCGCCGATCGCAACAGAGTACGTCGCCGGCGGATCCTGCAAGTACGCGCACACGAGGATGTAGACGGACAGGATGATGAGGATGTACCCAATGAAGCTCAAGCAACCGCAGCCTTCGTCGTCCTTCGCGTGTCGTTCATGTCCCATGGTTTGCTTTGAAAAGTAGATCGATTGTAGCTGGCAAATTTCTTCCCATGCATGAGGAACAATCTTTGTTGCATTATTATTACTGTTGGATTTCGAGTCCAGCATCGGGTCAGGTTATATACGTTGTCCTCAAGGCAGTTCGAAGTTTTCAGGTTCTTCAGAAGTACCTCCTGCTTGCCGAAATTATTAATGCATATAAAAAATAAGTAAAAGTCAAACGATATAATGTTTAACCAAATTTATAGATGAAATATCTATATCTACAACATCAAATGTATACCATATGTAAGTATACATCATGATAAATTTAATAATATCGATTTGGTATTCTATATGTTGATATTTTTCTCTACACATTTGGTCAAATTTTACATTGTTTGACTTATATGCTCTAAATTTGCCACGAGGGAGTATATATATAGATGTAGTACAAGAATGAACTTTTGTAGCTCGGGTTACATGTAGGACATTTTTTGAATCTATAAAAATTTCATTTCAAATGtgttaaaaaaattcaaaaaatattgTGATGTATATAATATTGTAATCTTGAAGTGTGTAAATTTTCAGATTGAAATATGTTGTATTTTGCTCTCAGAAAAAATAACAAATCTTGATTTCAACATTGGTGAGCAGTAATAAACAGTACACTAAAATCTAGATTTTGtcattttgttatttttactgAGGGCAAAATATGATGTATTTCAATCTGAAAATTTACACACCAATAGATTTCAACACTCTCCATATCTAcatatttttcaaaattttcacaaactttgaaataatttttttaaaagttttaaaaaaagaaaaggcaaaaccGGGCTACATGTAGCCCGGGCTACGTTTGAGGTTTTTCGATTTAGTACAGGCTATTACATTTAACGCAAATGTACGGCATGCTCGATCAAAGGACCGTCCATATTCATTATAGCTGTCTAAAATTAAAAGTGATTGGGCACCTTATCCTTCATGGTTCTTTTAGTCTCCGGATCGAGCCATTACAAAATGGTCAGCTACTAATTCTAACCAGACAAAGAATTGCCAGCTTAATTCCCGGTTAGACGACAACAATAATTTAGTTGGATCTGATAGCTGACACAAATCAAGACACAAATCTGACTATTTAGAACATTTTTGTCAATTGCAATCCACCTACAACTTCCATCTAGCACGATTCATGGCAATTTGTTATGTTGTGATCTAAATTATAATTCCTAATAAAAGCTAACTTGTGATGGAGCAAAGCGAGGACCATAGCCGGGAGGCTTGGGCCGAAATCGACCTAGGTCACCACTACTCTATATACCTCTTGTAAGACCCCACGTGGGACCATCAAATCTGTGAAAATCCCCAGGGTTGTGTAAACACCTCCTATATAGCGAAGTTTTCTTGGCTAGCGAATGTGGTTTTTTTCCTTCTCATTGGAAGGATTTTTTCCATGTTAAAATCGTTGTATTGTTGGTTTGACCTTCTTTGTTCTCTTATGCCTGTCGTGTTTATAACACAAGCAAACAGTTCATAGTCTAGTGCGTTCTAACTTTAATATTACTCGACCAAGAATTAGCTTAATCATATAGTTTTATTCACCGAGAAATAGCAATATAGATGCACACATAGACATAAAGCAATAAAGACGCTCCTTGCTAGCTATGATCAGTCCTTTACAGAACTATTGTTACCTGTGTTTAGAAGACCAAGTTGAGTCCGTTTTACCATATCTCATACAACTGAGAAAAAAAACTACCCCTCTGCCAAAAAATAAGTgtctcaactttttctagatatggatgtatcaacaACTAAGATATATCTAGATACATATGTATCTAGATAAAACTAAGACACCAATTTCTGGACGGAGGTAATATTAAAAAATTATTCATAAGTAGACCCCAAGGTCTCTCCCAATGCCTTCATTTTTTAGCACACTATCATAGAAGATACAAGAACTTAAAATACCACTTTCCCCATGCACTGAGTTTCGTATGTATGACAAATTACATTTAGCATATTTAGAGGTTATACTTACACTTCATTGAGGCGGTAACTTATTCTTACCTATGAAACATGCAAGATACAATGTTTCTCTCCTGCAAGGAACCTGTATCATTTGCTAGTTTATGTTCGTAAATTGTGGTGGTTGTCTGACTTCATAATTACTATATTGGTTTTTCATCCATGCTCAACCACACAAGCAACTGTCGTAACACAACGTAATCGGGCTGTGGCATGGCATGGTGCACCAATGTGCCAAATCTTAGCCCATTCTAACATGGATTTCTCGTTTGTTGCCTATGGTAGACCAGTTTTGCCTAAAAACCCTAGTTTCGACTACTTCCTTGCTTGGGACCATGCTCAACCACACAAGCAACTGCCATAACCCAAGTTAATCATGCCTTGGTCCGTCATCCTGCCTTCCTGAATTTTACGCGCTATGATTTCCTCTTTTATGATTAAAACACCCCAGTAACCCGGTGTGCCAGGTAACAAAACCATATATGGAGTGGGTTTCCTGCTCGAAAAGGTGTAATCCCTGCCTGGCTTCCCCACGTGGGACCATCAAATCTGTGAAAATCCCCAGGGTTGTGTAAACACCTCCTATATAGCGAAGTTTTCTTGGCTAGCGTATGTGGTTTTTTTCCTTCTCATTGGAAGGATTTTTTCCATGTTAAAATCGTTGTATTGTTTGTTTGACCTTCTTTGTTCTCTTATGCCTGTAGTGTTTATAACACAAGCAAACAGTTCATAGTCTAGTGCGTTCTAACTTTAATATTACTCGACCAAGAATTAGCTTAATCATACAGTTTTATTCACCGAGAAATAGCAATATAGATGCACACATAGACATAAAGCAATAAAGACGCTCCTTGCTAGCTATGATCAGTCGTTTACAAAACTATTTTTACCTGTGTTTAGAAGACCAAGTTGAGTCTGTTTTACCATATCTCATACAACTGAGAATAAAAACTACCCCTCTGTCAAAAAATAAGTgtctcaactttttctagatatggatgtatcaacaACTAAGATATATCTAGATACATATGTATCTAGATAAAACTAAGACATCAATTTTTGGACGGAGGTAATATTAAAAAATTATTCATAAGTAGACCCCAAGGTCTCTCCCAATGCCTTCATTTTTTTAGCACACTATCATAGAAGATACAAGAACTTAAAATACCACTTTCCCCATGCACTGAGTTTCGTATGTATGACAAATTACATTTAGCATATTTAGAGGTTATACTTACACTTTATTGAGGCGGTAACTTATTCTTACCTATGAAACATGCAAGATACAATGTTTCTCTCCTCCAAGGAACCTGTATCATTTGCTAGTTTATGTTCGTAAATTGTGGTGGTTGTCTGACTTCATAATTACTATATTGGTTTTTCATCCATGCTCAACCACACAAGCAACTGTCGTAACACAAGGTAATCAGGCTGTGGCATGGCATGGTGCACCaatgtgccaaatcttggcccattcTAACATGGTTTTCTCATTTGTTGCCTATGGTAGACCAGTTTTGCCTAAAAACCCTAGTTTTGACTACTTCCTTGCTTGGGACCATGCTCAACCACACAATCAACTGCCATAACCCAAGTTAATCATGCCTTGGTCCGTCATCTTGccttctgatacgtctcaaacgtatctataatttcttatgttccatgctagttttatgacaatactcacatgttttatatacactttatatcgtttttatgcattttccggaactaacctattaacaagatgccgaagtgccagttcctgttttctgctgtttttggtttcagaaattctacacaggaaatattctcggaattggaccccacgaagacggaagtcaatattttgccgagacggacccggagagccagagaagggccggaggggggccaagggggccccacaccatacctaggcacgggcccctccctggccgcgccaccaggtggggaggccaccccctggctcctccgactccgccctttcgcctatatattctg
It includes:
- the LOC139830388 gene encoding uncharacterized protein, with the translated sequence MTTPAHTDATSGALTDATSGALTNATSGVLTDATSGALTNSTMPAAESSTAGVVHAPSHAAHVASVRTHVPITLDLQKSNFTKWRMLVRVLLGKYDLLHHVNAIAPAVRTAEWIRDDYIVRSWLYGSISDEILDIIMGEEQTAQEAWLLITNLFLDNQMTRAVHLDAEFRAMVQGDLSITAYCHRLKALSDALRDVGSPVTDQVLVLNCLRGLNPRFADITTIVTMQNPLPSFAQTRSLLTLRETQLANSHRVGAQTALYGASNPSYGFNNNGGSSSGSGSSGGKTGGGGNYYKKKKNGGGGGNYGGNRTDGAGRGTPAPVGPWVCFNPYTGQAQQMQAPSPHAPQAPAPRPSAGAGLLGPRPFAMPPAQAFTSLAPLHGQAFGTNPPPIPGYINGNNNGTSPAWDCSALMAALNNAATPSHAGEWVMDSGATAHMASDPGMLQHLTSTSFPSFVTVGNGSTLPISHTGHASIPASAQISSLKMSYLFLTL